Proteins from one Deltaproteobacteria bacterium genomic window:
- a CDS encoding 4Fe-4S dicluster domain-containing protein, with protein MKIDSEKCKGCGICAEVCPLGVLSVKGKKVQMAAGCVDCKTCLKVCPEGVFSFELEDERPVCTHCPIMCRIPEGVSGACQRYFNEAGGIVRKARVHTYAEVADIVGVAAAGALSEPLLTGIGSGTTYPDFIPSPFIVTGVRDGIDIVTVVTEAPLSYSGMKLKVDTDLNLGQEGKKVFVKRKGKRQVGHLCTEEYGSKILSLGGVNILTSKDGIFAAKVLFEFLQGKTIKVDVEDGPTLEVTLGKSPVVDGQVREKMRVGCGSATTGLFAAYMQKAADEIIVLDGHITGLFSEHPSGRYLGKKRSGIHIVGRKSTDGRYFLEKGTGWGGTDIEDPLEVIKEIDLERCPEGMSLMVTETTGRNFAYYRIKGGRFQPETPTGEAMEFIRVLQDSCEESRVSAVFAAGVGGSARAGVTKNPIKLTRAVHAGKVAVTIGGARPFIFPGGGINFLVDVERIRYGSIYLSPTPSFVLPVEYTMTMETFREIGGHIEAVRPVAEVLAEIVAAEPLPRD; from the coding sequence ATGAAGATAGACAGCGAAAAATGCAAGGGCTGCGGTATCTGCGCAGAAGTCTGCCCTCTTGGCGTACTCAGTGTGAAAGGCAAAAAAGTGCAGATGGCAGCGGGATGCGTTGACTGCAAGACCTGCTTGAAGGTTTGTCCGGAGGGCGTGTTCTCCTTCGAGCTTGAGGACGAAAGACCCGTGTGCACCCACTGCCCCATCATGTGCCGGATACCTGAGGGCGTTTCTGGGGCCTGTCAGAGATACTTTAATGAGGCGGGGGGGATTGTGCGCAAAGCCAGGGTTCATACCTACGCGGAGGTTGCTGATATTGTGGGCGTGGCCGCTGCGGGAGCTCTGAGTGAACCTCTTCTCACCGGCATCGGATCGGGCACCACCTATCCTGATTTCATCCCGTCCCCCTTCATAGTCACCGGTGTCCGGGACGGAATAGACATTGTTACCGTTGTCACCGAGGCTCCTTTGAGCTACAGCGGGATGAAATTGAAGGTAGACACCGATCTGAACCTCGGCCAGGAGGGCAAAAAGGTCTTTGTGAAACGGAAAGGGAAAAGGCAAGTTGGTCACCTCTGCACCGAGGAGTATGGTTCGAAAATCCTTTCCCTCGGGGGCGTCAATATCCTTACCTCAAAAGACGGTATCTTCGCCGCCAAAGTCCTTTTCGAGTTTCTGCAGGGGAAAACGATAAAGGTGGACGTTGAGGATGGACCGACCCTGGAGGTTACGCTTGGCAAGTCACCCGTGGTTGACGGTCAGGTGCGGGAGAAGATGCGCGTTGGCTGCGGTAGCGCGACGACAGGGCTGTTCGCTGCCTACATGCAAAAGGCGGCTGATGAGATTATTGTTCTGGATGGCCATATAACGGGGCTTTTCAGCGAGCACCCTTCGGGGCGGTACCTCGGCAAGAAACGATCGGGCATCCACATCGTGGGCCGGAAAAGCACGGATGGTCGCTATTTTCTGGAGAAGGGCACAGGGTGGGGCGGGACGGACATCGAGGATCCCTTGGAGGTGATAAAGGAGATAGACCTGGAGCGATGCCCAGAAGGTATGAGCCTTATGGTGACGGAAACGACGGGCAGGAATTTTGCCTATTACCGGATTAAAGGCGGCCGGTTTCAACCTGAAACGCCAACCGGGGAGGCAATGGAGTTTATCCGGGTGCTGCAGGACTCCTGTGAGGAGTCGCGAGTGAGTGCGGTCTTTGCGGCCGGTGTGGGTGGGTCGGCGCGGGCCGGAGTCACCAAAAACCCCATCAAGCTGACGCGTGCCGTCCATGCGGGCAAGGTAGCAGTCACCATCGGCGGTGCGAGACCCTTCATCTTTCCCGGCGGCGGCATCAACTTCCTCGTGGACGTGGAACGGATCCGGTATGGCAGCATCTATCTCTCGCCCACTCCCTCTTTTGTACTCCCCGTGGAGTATACGATGACCATGGAGACCTTCCGGGAGATCGGGGGGCACATTGAAGCCGTGAGACCGGTGGCAGAAGTGCTCGCGGAAATAGTGGCTGCTGAGCCTCTCCCCCGGGACTGA
- a CDS encoding amidohydrolase family protein, with amino-acid sequence MSTLVIKNIGSIFTGDLCEPFIDGPVSLCVEAGKIISIEAGNSPDGDRVIDAGGMTVCPGFIDSHSHPVFGDFTPRQSQLNFIESSLHGGVTSMISAGEVHLPGRPTDPKGTKALALLAHLSFAKARPAGVKVYGGALILEKGLVEEDFKELAADGVWLVGEIGLGSVKAAAEARVMAEWAKRYGMKVLMHVGGTSVPGSSTVTCEDVMIANPTVACHLNGGPTSVPVSEAIKVIEKTECAIEIVHCGNLKVALEIVNFMQSKGNLERLIIGNDAPSGTGVIPLGIWRMVNFVSALCNIPAEIAICCATGNTKRVFGLSHGLVKIGEDADLQIIDAPMGSAGKNAKAAIEAGDIPGIAMVIIDGVVKTQVSRNTPPPVRKTS; translated from the coding sequence AGCCATTCATTGATGGCCCGGTTTCTCTCTGCGTCGAGGCCGGCAAGATCATATCCATAGAGGCGGGAAACTCCCCGGACGGCGACCGGGTGATTGATGCGGGCGGTATGACTGTCTGCCCCGGTTTCATAGATTCCCACAGCCATCCGGTGTTTGGTGATTTTACTCCCCGGCAGAGCCAGTTGAACTTCATTGAAAGCAGCCTCCACGGCGGTGTGACGAGCATGATTTCCGCGGGCGAGGTGCACTTGCCGGGCAGGCCGACGGACCCCAAGGGGACGAAGGCCCTCGCCCTGCTGGCGCACCTGTCCTTTGCCAAAGCCAGGCCGGCAGGTGTCAAGGTATATGGCGGCGCGCTCATCCTGGAGAAGGGACTTGTGGAAGAGGATTTCAAGGAGCTTGCCGCCGACGGGGTCTGGCTTGTGGGTGAAATCGGTCTCGGCAGCGTCAAGGCGGCCGCAGAAGCCAGGGTGATGGCGGAATGGGCAAAGCGCTACGGCATGAAAGTGCTCATGCACGTGGGCGGCACCTCCGTTCCGGGCAGTTCCACGGTCACCTGCGAGGACGTAATGATTGCCAACCCGACCGTTGCCTGCCACCTCAATGGCGGTCCTACGAGCGTTCCCGTGTCGGAAGCGATTAAGGTCATCGAGAAGACGGAATGTGCCATCGAGATTGTCCACTGTGGCAACCTTAAAGTAGCCCTTGAGATCGTCAATTTCATGCAGAGCAAAGGCAACCTCGAGCGGCTTATCATCGGTAACGATGCGCCCTCCGGCACCGGCGTTATACCGCTCGGTATCTGGAGAATGGTTAATTTCGTCTCCGCCCTCTGCAACATCCCTGCTGAAATCGCCATTTGCTGCGCCACCGGCAATACAAAGCGGGTTTTCGGCCTGTCGCACGGATTGGTGAAGATTGGCGAAGACGCCGATCTGCAGATCATTGACGCCCCTATGGGCTCCGCAGGAAAGAACGCCAAAGCGGCCATTGAAGCGGGCGATATACCCGGCATAGCGATGGTGATCATAGACGGAGTCGTGAAGACCCAGGTGAGTAGAAACACGCCGCCGCCGGTCCGGAAAACTTCATAG